The following proteins come from a genomic window of Aquimarina sp. MAR_2010_214:
- a CDS encoding SDR family oxidoreductase, with protein MKILLTGATGYIGKRILPLLVNKGHHVVCCVRDTSRFHPPQSLSASISVIEIDLLKASSLSKIPNDIDVAYYLVHSMSTSDDYKSLEQKSAINFRNTLSNTTVKQVIYLSGIVNESNLSKHLLSRKTVEDELGKGNYNLTCFRAGIIVGSGSASFEIMRDLVEKLPIMITPKWLLTKCQPIGIADVQRFLTECILKEETYNRNFDIGCDDILSYKEMLLDFAKVRNLKRRIWTVPVMTPRLSSYWLYFVTSTSYKLARSLVDSMKVEVVCRNHEINTLLKIQPISYKEALLRAFNNIKNNEIASSWKDSYSSSEITSNISEFIAVPEFGCFKDVRIRQTENHTSSIEKIWSIGGENGWYYGNWLWRIRGFFDKLFGGVGLRRGRTNQSTISAGDSLDFWRVLYANKQEGRLLLLAEMKLPGEAWLEFKIVDKDVIQTATFRPLGLAGRLYWYAVYPFHGFIFKGLINKISTHNKT; from the coding sequence ATGAAAATACTCTTAACAGGTGCCACAGGCTACATCGGAAAACGAATTCTCCCTTTATTAGTAAATAAAGGGCATCATGTGGTATGTTGCGTTAGGGATACCTCTAGATTTCATCCTCCTCAATCTTTGAGCGCAAGTATTTCAGTAATAGAAATTGATTTATTGAAGGCTTCCTCTCTTTCAAAAATCCCAAACGATATTGATGTAGCGTACTATTTAGTGCATTCTATGTCGACATCTGACGATTATAAATCATTAGAGCAAAAATCTGCTATCAATTTTCGGAATACATTATCTAATACAACTGTAAAACAAGTAATATATTTAAGTGGTATAGTTAATGAATCTAACCTATCTAAACATCTGCTATCAAGAAAAACGGTTGAAGATGAGCTAGGGAAAGGGAACTACAACCTAACTTGTTTTAGAGCAGGAATCATTGTTGGATCGGGCAGCGCATCCTTCGAGATCATGCGCGACTTGGTAGAAAAACTTCCTATTATGATTACGCCAAAATGGCTTCTTACCAAATGTCAGCCGATAGGAATAGCAGATGTGCAACGTTTTTTAACAGAATGTATCCTTAAAGAGGAAACGTACAACAGGAATTTTGATATTGGCTGTGATGATATTCTATCGTATAAAGAAATGCTGCTTGACTTTGCTAAAGTTAGAAATTTAAAAAGGAGAATCTGGACTGTACCTGTAATGACCCCCAGACTCTCTTCTTATTGGCTATATTTTGTAACCTCTACTTCTTACAAGCTGGCTAGATCCCTGGTCGATAGTATGAAGGTTGAAGTTGTATGTAGAAATCATGAAATCAATACCCTACTAAAGATCCAACCCATATCCTACAAGGAAGCTTTATTAAGAGCATTTAATAATATTAAAAATAATGAGATTGCTTCTAGCTGGAAAGATTCTTATTCTAGTAGTGAGATTACTAGTAATATATCAGAATTTATAGCTGTTCCAGAATTTGGATGTTTTAAAGATGTACGTATTCGGCAAACTGAAAACCACACATCATCAATAGAGAAAATCTGGAGTATTGGGGGTGAGAACGGATGGTATTATGGAAATTGGTTATGGAGAATACGTGGCTTTTTTGATAAATTATTTGGTGGAGTTGGATTGAGAAGAGGCCGCACAAACCAATCCACTATATCTGCTGGAGACTCACTGGATTTCTGGCGGGTGCTTTATGCAAATAAACAAGAAGGACGGTTATTGCTTCTTGCTGAAATGAAACTACCAGGAGAAGCATGGCTTGAATTTAAAATAGTGGATAAGGATGTAATCCAAACTGCTACATTTAGACCCTTAGGTTTGGCAGGCAGACTATACTGGTATGCTGTATACCCGTTTCATGGGTTTATCTTTAAAGGGTTAATCAACAAAATAAGTACACATAACAAAACCTAA
- a CDS encoding serine hydrolase: MKNIATLTLFVLLINTFCYGQNPYKYSKPKDLNDGWKTAHLGLQNVDTTKIYQLFEQIHNGKNKLHSVLLVKNDQIIIEEYFNDHSSNKQHDLRSATKSIRSILLGIAIDQGFIDSIDDPISKYLKNPVPTKNLDKRKDKITIRHLLTMSPGFDCNDWDKKSKGQEDKVYKKRDWLQYTLNLPMVNEPGTVSNYCSMGVVLLAEIISQASKMTIDKFSEQYLFNPLGITNIGWEHTSNKKVIPSGKRLYMTTRDMAKIGQLILNNGKWNDKQIVSKNWIEESTTPKTKITGIDYGYLWWNIPFKINEKVIISKTATGNGGQYIMIFPKLDMVAVFTGGAYNSQEDKLPFAIMQNIFLPTFINEK, translated from the coding sequence ATGAAAAATATAGCAACCCTAACGCTTTTTGTTCTCTTGATAAATACATTTTGCTACGGACAAAACCCATATAAATATTCTAAGCCAAAAGACCTCAATGACGGGTGGAAAACAGCTCATCTAGGTTTACAGAATGTCGACACCACAAAAATCTATCAGTTATTCGAACAAATACATAATGGTAAAAATAAGTTACACAGTGTTTTATTAGTGAAAAATGATCAAATCATTATCGAAGAATATTTTAACGACCATTCTTCAAATAAGCAACACGACCTTCGTTCTGCAACAAAAAGCATAAGATCAATTTTATTGGGAATTGCGATTGATCAAGGATTTATTGATAGCATCGACGATCCCATATCAAAGTATCTCAAAAACCCCGTGCCAACCAAAAATCTAGACAAGAGAAAAGATAAAATAACAATCAGGCATCTATTAACAATGTCACCCGGATTTGATTGCAATGATTGGGATAAAAAATCAAAAGGGCAAGAGGATAAAGTTTATAAAAAAAGGGATTGGCTTCAATATACACTTAATTTACCAATGGTTAATGAACCAGGAACTGTCTCAAATTATTGCTCGATGGGCGTAGTATTACTAGCCGAAATAATAAGTCAAGCTTCGAAAATGACAATTGATAAATTTTCTGAGCAATACCTATTCAATCCATTAGGTATTACTAATATAGGTTGGGAGCATACATCAAATAAAAAGGTGATCCCTTCGGGAAAAAGGCTGTATATGACCACACGTGACATGGCCAAAATTGGGCAATTGATACTCAATAACGGAAAGTGGAATGATAAACAAATTGTTTCTAAAAATTGGATTGAGGAATCAACCACACCAAAAACAAAAATTACAGGAATTGATTACGGATATTTGTGGTGGAACATTCCGTTTAAAATAAACGAAAAAGTGATAATTTCTAAAACAGCAACTGGAAACGGAGGGCAATATATCATGATTTTTCCTAAATTGGATATGGTTGCTGTATTTACAGGAGGCGCATACAACTCGCAAGAAGACAAATTACCTTTTGCTATAATGCAAAACATCTTCCTGCCAACATTTATAAACGAAAAATAA
- a CDS encoding DJ-1/PfpI family protein: MNKLFALLVIVFLVISCNKKSKKTKILFVTSNINEMKSEPNGTYLIELAVPFNQFFKKGFEMDIVSPKGGEIPIYHSGDTTIVVKSIIQNEVFKNKTENSLKPSEINPEEYLAVVIPGGYGQFWDTHTNKDILQVISEIYDSGGIIGTIGHGTATLINVKLKSEEYLVKDKTMTSFPTWNEKNIMKQSDFGKLLPYDMETELQKRGANLKVYNHEKKINYEVVDSKNRLITASFSNSGEFVADEVLKLINKRE, encoded by the coding sequence ATGAATAAACTTTTTGCATTATTAGTAATAGTATTTTTAGTTATTTCCTGTAATAAGAAAAGTAAAAAAACCAAAATCCTTTTTGTAACTTCCAATATTAATGAAATGAAAAGTGAGCCAAACGGAACTTATCTAATTGAATTAGCTGTTCCGTTTAATCAATTTTTTAAAAAGGGTTTTGAAATGGATATTGTATCTCCAAAAGGTGGAGAAATCCCAATCTATCATAGTGGAGATACTACGATTGTAGTAAAATCTATTATCCAAAATGAAGTATTTAAAAACAAAACGGAGAATAGTTTAAAACCATCAGAAATCAATCCAGAAGAATATTTGGCTGTAGTCATTCCTGGTGGATATGGACAATTTTGGGATACACATACGAATAAAGATATTCTTCAGGTTATATCAGAAATATATGATTCTGGAGGTATTATCGGAACAATTGGTCACGGAACTGCAACTCTAATAAATGTAAAATTGAAATCAGAAGAATACCTGGTAAAGGATAAAACAATGACAAGTTTCCCTACTTGGAATGAAAAAAACATAATGAAACAATCCGACTTTGGGAAATTGTTACCTTATGATATGGAAACAGAATTACAAAAAAGAGGCGCTAATTTGAAAGTATATAATCATGAAAAGAAAATAAATTACGAAGTAGTAGATTCTAAAAACAGGCTAATAACCGCATCTTTTTCAAATAGCGGAGAGTTTGTGGCAGATGAAGTACTAAAATTGATTAACAAAAGAGAATAA
- a CDS encoding nuclear transport factor 2 family protein — MRFLKILFTIIIAFNLLSCKDTNANNKESEIAKEKLLKTIDKFNKAFQTGNIAVLESMITENYLHTNGNSKSIGKKEWFSYLSKRENEIKSGDLEVIEYKMDEMEIELYKNMAIVTGKVIVSNKKNGEIRKNEYRITNVWVNDTGNWKRAGFHDGKIK, encoded by the coding sequence ATGAGATTTCTTAAAATATTATTTACAATTATTATAGCTTTTAATTTATTGTCTTGCAAGGATACAAATGCAAACAACAAAGAATCAGAAATAGCTAAAGAAAAACTGTTAAAGACAATTGACAAATTCAATAAAGCATTTCAGACCGGAAATATTGCAGTCCTAGAATCAATGATAACCGAAAACTATTTGCATACAAATGGAAATTCAAAATCTATTGGAAAAAAGGAATGGTTCAGTTATTTGAGTAAAAGAGAAAACGAAATTAAATCGGGAGATCTTGAGGTTATCGAATATAAAATGGATGAAATGGAAATTGAATTGTATAAAAACATGGCAATAGTCACCGGAAAAGTAATTGTTTCAAATAAAAAAAACGGAGAAATCCGAAAAAATGAATATAGAATTACTAATGTTTGGGTAAATGATACAGGGAATTGGAAAAGAGCAGGATTTCATGATGGGAAAATAAAATAA
- a CDS encoding DUF1801 domain-containing protein, translating to MKALDNFYFDKEEPVKACLLALKAIIANYNSEFEPRWYYRLPCFMYKNQIFCYLWIDKKTQFPYIAIGKGIKINHPDLILGKRTFTKLLMIDPNEDIPIEKIHSIFDMAMKLYNGK from the coding sequence ATGAAAGCATTAGACAATTTTTATTTTGATAAAGAAGAACCTGTTAAAGCTTGTCTTTTGGCTTTAAAAGCTATTATAGCCAATTATAATTCAGAATTTGAACCAAGATGGTATTATCGTTTACCTTGTTTTATGTATAAAAATCAGATCTTCTGCTATTTGTGGATAGATAAGAAAACACAATTTCCTTACATAGCAATTGGAAAAGGCATAAAAATCAATCACCCAGACTTAATTCTGGGGAAAAGGACATTTACAAAACTTTTAATGATTGACCCAAATGAGGATATTCCAATAGAAAAAATTCATAGCATATTTGATATGGCAATGAAACTTTATAATGGAAAATAA
- a CDS encoding sensor histidine kinase produces the protein MKIVEKILKKRWYYHSLIWLLSVLIIFVFLASESTDIMDKIIDTVTIIVPSMILTYLLFYFKDYFFSKKQYVSFGIVAIMITVAMGYFAAYFSAYLYDEVKLDTRQWVQNMFIMAFIVVVSRIAKKGIISQLELQKLQVEKLKMEIHLLKAQLNPHFLFNTINNICGVNQVNSEKSTEMLINLAELLRYHLEFSAVHKIPVRKEIQLIEAFIELEKMRLRNNCSVKFERSKTDIETSIAPLLLLPFVENAFKHGTHTSLPSFIHIKLSYNQSGLELIIENSLFKNQKVSKNNIGQKNTIKRLQLIYPDRHQLVIEEKDETYLVHLNINL, from the coding sequence ATGAAAATAGTAGAAAAAATACTAAAAAAACGTTGGTATTATCATAGTTTAATTTGGTTGTTATCTGTATTGATAATTTTTGTTTTTCTGGCTTCAGAAAGTACAGATATAATGGACAAGATCATTGATACTGTTACAATTATTGTTCCTTCCATGATTCTTACTTATCTACTATTCTATTTTAAAGACTATTTTTTTTCTAAAAAACAATATGTCAGTTTTGGTATTGTAGCTATTATGATTACTGTAGCTATGGGGTATTTTGCTGCTTATTTTAGTGCTTATTTGTACGATGAAGTTAAGTTAGACACGAGACAATGGGTGCAGAATATGTTTATAATGGCCTTTATAGTAGTGGTGTCTCGAATAGCAAAGAAAGGTATTATTAGCCAATTAGAACTCCAAAAACTTCAAGTAGAAAAGTTGAAAATGGAAATTCATTTATTGAAAGCTCAACTCAACCCACATTTTCTTTTTAATACTATCAATAATATATGCGGTGTTAACCAGGTGAATTCAGAGAAAAGTACTGAAATGCTTATCAACTTAGCTGAATTACTTAGATATCATTTAGAATTCTCAGCTGTTCATAAAATTCCGGTTCGTAAAGAAATTCAGTTGATAGAAGCTTTTATAGAATTAGAAAAGATGAGATTACGGAATAATTGTTCTGTAAAATTTGAGCGATCTAAAACCGATATTGAAACTTCTATAGCGCCATTGCTTCTTTTACCTTTTGTCGAAAATGCATTTAAACATGGGACGCATACTTCACTTCCTAGTTTTATACATATTAAATTGTCTTATAACCAATCTGGACTAGAATTAATTATAGAAAACAGTTTGTTTAAAAATCAAAAAGTTTCCAAAAATAACATTGGACAAAAAAATACCATAAAGCGTTTGCAACTTATTTATCCAGATAGACATCAACTAGTGATTGAAGAAAAGGACGAAACATACCTTGTTCATCTAAATATTAACTTATGA
- a CDS encoding glycohydrolase toxin TNT-related protein (This protein contains a domain related to Tuberculosis Necrotizing Toxin, which is the C-terminal effector domain of outer membrane channel protein CpnT, and which has a lethal NAD+-glycohydrolase activity.) encodes MFKKFFGKKIESTKEDKLNSPKIDWHINESILTFNNGDAYMHYYNKEAVKNTQDPAWQNQGIYFWNNDEIFEKKSLPDEFLEFEKKIFLINEIPEYITIAGGKAMPWFGKPGGGDKYFFRYENNPISIEEAEKLKILIYFEYVEITENNTSILNDRDNYIFQLDKSVNFKEKEFYYEKLKVSLSELYHKELLKVLKIK; translated from the coding sequence ATGTTTAAAAAATTCTTTGGGAAAAAAATTGAAAGCACAAAAGAGGATAAACTAAACAGTCCTAAAATTGATTGGCACATTAACGAATCAATATTGACCTTTAATAATGGAGATGCTTATATGCATTACTACAATAAAGAAGCTGTAAAAAACACTCAAGACCCAGCCTGGCAAAATCAAGGAATATACTTTTGGAATAACGATGAAATATTTGAGAAAAAGTCTTTACCAGATGAATTTTTAGAATTTGAAAAGAAAATTTTCTTAATAAACGAAATTCCTGAATATATTACCATTGCTGGCGGTAAAGCAATGCCTTGGTTTGGAAAACCTGGAGGAGGGGATAAATACTTCTTTCGATATGAGAACAATCCAATTAGCATAGAGGAAGCCGAAAAATTAAAGATTCTTATTTATTTTGAATATGTTGAGATAACAGAAAATAATACTTCAATATTAAATGATAGAGATAATTATATATTTCAGCTTGATAAATCAGTAAATTTCAAAGAAAAAGAGTTTTACTACGAAAAATTAAAAGTCTCCTTATCAGAACTATACCACAAAGAGTTATTGAAAGTATTGAAAATAAAATAA
- a CDS encoding effector binding domain-containing protein — translation MIKQKAYFLIYINYEKDHTKPYDTILGCKVSTLNEIPNGMIRQEFEQGNYTKFISKGNLLQGEVYNS, via the coding sequence TTGATTAAACAAAAAGCCTATTTCTTAATTTACATCAATTATGAAAAAGACCATACTAAACCATATGATACTATATTGGGATGCAAAGTGAGTACCTTAAATGAAATTCCTAACGGAATGATTAGACAAGAATTTGAGCAAGGAAATTACACTAAATTTATCTCTAAAGGTAATTTGTTACAAGGAGAAGTGTATAACAGCTAG
- a CDS encoding LytTR family DNA-binding domain-containing protein, whose translation MNTTYNILIVDDEPYAHNLLESYCDKLDYVKIIGNCYNGIEALNEINKQPVDIILLDIQMPEISGIELLDTIQKEDIKVIMVTAYSDSAIETYNYDLVVDYLLKPIKFVRFVKALERVKKVIMLEKNETSQSFETNISSTNATCFCIKEGKTIHKITYESLLYIQSYGNYLKLFLIDGEMKIIRNTISKIDKELSVFEFCRIHKSYLVNLKHVSKIDGNRIQINDITLPLGSSYSHYFKEKFIRE comes from the coding sequence ATGAATACTACCTATAACATACTGATTGTTGACGATGAACCTTATGCACATAATTTATTGGAAAGCTATTGTGACAAACTAGATTATGTGAAAATAATTGGAAACTGCTACAATGGTATAGAAGCACTTAATGAAATCAATAAGCAACCGGTAGATATTATTCTTTTGGATATACAAATGCCAGAAATCTCTGGAATTGAATTGTTAGATACTATTCAAAAAGAAGATATAAAAGTGATTATGGTTACTGCGTATTCTGATTCTGCTATCGAAACTTACAACTACGACTTAGTGGTAGATTATTTATTGAAACCTATAAAATTTGTACGCTTTGTCAAAGCTTTAGAGCGGGTGAAAAAAGTTATTATGCTTGAGAAAAATGAAACCTCTCAAAGTTTTGAAACTAATATTTCTAGTACTAATGCTACCTGTTTTTGTATAAAAGAAGGAAAAACTATTCATAAGATAACGTATGAATCTTTACTATATATACAATCTTATGGGAACTATTTAAAACTATTCCTTATCGATGGAGAAATGAAAATTATTAGAAATACGATCTCTAAAATTGATAAAGAATTATCCGTGTTTGAATTTTGTCGAATCCATAAAAGCTACTTGGTAAACCTAAAACACGTTAGCAAAATTGATGGAAATAGGATACAAATAAATGATATTACCTTACCACTAGGCAGTAGTTATTCTCATTATTTTAAAGAAAAATTTATTCGGGAATAA
- a CDS encoding CPBP family intramembrane glutamic endopeptidase yields MRAYAKRNPITSFFILTFIISWSGILIVASQTGIPATAKQFDKLLPIAMIPYLFGPSIAGFVMLGITKGKKGFKMLFKKLVKWRLGTRLYLIAIFTIPILSIISLFILNQFSEVYTPDIITTDDKITLILSGLIYGIVGGGILEEFGWSGFATPKLRERYGVVKTGLIIGLLWGVWHFLPVIWGSGNSSGDLVLSKFLPGLFFHYAGLIPIRIMIVWLYDKSNSLILPIIMHATGTASTFFIFNISEVGIPLFTYYFLLAFLLWSFIVLIRYKFGL; encoded by the coding sequence ATGAGAGCGTATGCAAAAAGAAATCCTATTACTTCCTTCTTCATTCTAACATTTATTATCTCATGGAGTGGAATTTTGATTGTAGCGAGCCAAACTGGGATCCCGGCTACCGCAAAACAATTTGACAAATTGCTTCCCATTGCAATGATTCCATATTTATTTGGCCCTAGTATCGCTGGTTTCGTTATGCTTGGTATAACGAAAGGTAAAAAAGGGTTCAAAATGCTATTCAAAAAATTAGTGAAGTGGCGCTTAGGAACTAGATTATACCTCATAGCGATATTCACTATCCCTATTCTTTCAATTATTTCTCTCTTCATTTTAAATCAATTTTCAGAAGTATACACTCCGGATATTATCACAACCGATGATAAAATAACCCTGATTTTAAGTGGGTTAATTTATGGAATAGTTGGAGGAGGTATTCTAGAAGAGTTTGGATGGTCTGGATTTGCTACACCAAAACTAAGAGAACGCTATGGGGTAGTAAAGACAGGCTTGATTATTGGATTGCTTTGGGGAGTTTGGCATTTCCTTCCTGTTATTTGGGGATCTGGTAATAGTTCTGGTGATTTAGTGCTATCAAAATTTCTACCTGGTCTTTTCTTTCATTACGCTGGCTTAATCCCTATAAGAATTATGATTGTTTGGCTATATGACAAGTCAAATAGTCTAATCTTACCAATTATTATGCATGCAACAGGAACGGCTTCTACATTTTTTATCTTTAATATATCTGAAGTCGGAATACCTCTTTTTACATACTATTTTTTACTAGCGTTCTTACTTTGGTCATTCATTGTGTTGATACGATATAAATTCGGTTTGTAA
- a CDS encoding DUF5694 domain-containing protein, with product MKYLFKVLLILLIISCSSKNKDKTKQHHMTDLQKALAVYPSIDSIPKHQVLTLGVFHFDRSRDGSDVVANEHIDISTDSNQKELDSLINLLEQFNPGKIAVEWRTSNQEWMDSLYTEYQKGNYKLGKHETFQLGFKLANALGHSSVYCIDNNPPFPEYINAIDDWGVYADSLGHLELWKTYDKENKRYNTFMDTIQRHLNVYDYIKLINSKQHSKRSKQLWTTGLVNVDHGGNYLGADAVGRWYRRNVRLFANSKNLVSKDENLLIIYGGAHKWILDELFESAPDFQVITFNDLTKR from the coding sequence ATGAAATATTTATTCAAAGTATTATTAATTCTTCTTATAATTTCATGTAGTTCAAAAAATAAAGATAAAACCAAGCAACATCATATGACCGATCTTCAGAAAGCGCTCGCTGTATATCCGTCAATTGATAGTATTCCAAAACATCAGGTTTTAACCTTAGGAGTGTTTCATTTTGACAGATCAAGAGATGGTAGCGATGTGGTTGCCAATGAGCATATTGATATCTCAACAGATAGTAATCAAAAGGAGTTAGATAGCCTGATCAATTTATTAGAGCAATTTAACCCCGGAAAAATAGCTGTAGAATGGCGTACATCTAATCAAGAATGGATGGATTCACTGTATACCGAATATCAAAAAGGAAATTATAAACTAGGAAAACATGAAACGTTCCAACTAGGTTTTAAATTAGCCAATGCCCTTGGTCATAGTAGCGTGTATTGTATAGATAACAACCCTCCATTCCCTGAATATATAAACGCTATTGATGACTGGGGAGTATATGCAGATAGCCTTGGACACCTAGAATTATGGAAAACCTATGATAAAGAAAATAAAAGATACAATACATTTATGGACACCATACAGAGGCATCTCAATGTATACGATTATATAAAATTGATCAACTCGAAACAGCATTCAAAAAGGTCTAAACAACTTTGGACAACTGGACTTGTAAATGTTGATCATGGAGGTAATTACTTAGGAGCAGACGCTGTTGGCAGATGGTACAGAAGAAACGTACGATTATTCGCTAATTCAAAAAACTTAGTATCAAAAGATGAAAATTTACTCATCATCTATGGAGGGGCTCATAAGTGGATTCTGGATGAATTATTTGAATCAGCACCTGATTTTCAAGTAATAACATTTAATGATTTGACAAAGCGCTAA
- a CDS encoding VF530 family DNA-binding protein yields MHDKKSPKEQLNNPLHGMKLIDILEVLVAHYGWERLAMKININCFKKDPSIKSSLKFLRKTQWARDKVEQLYLELHKKNN; encoded by the coding sequence ATGCACGATAAAAAAAGTCCTAAGGAACAACTCAACAACCCCTTGCACGGGATGAAATTGATAGACATATTAGAAGTATTAGTAGCACATTATGGTTGGGAGCGATTAGCTATGAAAATTAATATCAATTGTTTTAAAAAAGATCCTTCGATTAAATCTAGCCTTAAATTTTTAAGAAAAACACAATGGGCAAGAGATAAGGTTGAACAACTTTACCTTGAGTTACATAAAAAAAATAACTAA
- a CDS encoding S41 family peptidase: protein MLRKRNYLVLILNLLVSFIVLGQTQFKQLSKAEKVADFNYLYQELEQSYPYFGINKRAHNTDWLSNKRDYLKKIKKTKNDKEFFKVFSGIMNDLNNGHTDAYPTLIYNYFYKGAKQAVAHDSIFKNYVRELEKTDSIRSKYWKEINLELFFPERKNKETNINETKTEISENVEVNFIDSLSTAIIHIKSFGYEYVEKDADTLKYLFDKAHNYKNLIIDIQGNDGGSDEYWMQNMIPHLINDTISAPVFYGFKNSDMLKKFKPFYFKNTIAYQEIGLPNMPKELKDGSYLFRKDDMVIPPSNKKKYTGNVYLLVDHEVFSSSEALAYFCKATNFATVVGEKTSGDGVGTDPLLLTLPNSGIVIRFTGEMGLNPDGSANDETKTVPDLIIKASNKKERRKKLINHIK, encoded by the coding sequence ATGTTACGTAAAAGAAATTATCTAGTCCTCATTTTGAATTTGTTAGTTAGCTTTATAGTATTAGGACAGACACAATTTAAACAACTATCAAAAGCTGAAAAAGTAGCTGATTTTAATTATTTGTATCAGGAACTGGAACAGTCATATCCATATTTCGGGATAAATAAAAGAGCACACAATACCGATTGGCTTTCAAATAAAAGGGATTATCTTAAAAAGATAAAGAAAACTAAGAACGACAAAGAGTTTTTTAAGGTTTTTAGCGGAATTATGAATGATTTAAATAATGGTCATACAGACGCCTACCCAACTTTAATTTACAATTACTTTTATAAAGGCGCTAAACAAGCAGTAGCACATGACTCTATTTTTAAAAATTATGTAAGGGAATTGGAAAAAACAGATTCTATTCGTTCTAAATATTGGAAAGAAATTAATCTCGAACTTTTTTTCCCAGAGCGTAAAAATAAAGAGACAAACATCAATGAAACCAAAACAGAAATTTCTGAAAATGTTGAAGTCAATTTTATCGACTCATTATCAACGGCAATCATTCATATAAAATCATTTGGATATGAATATGTAGAGAAAGACGCTGATACACTAAAATATCTTTTTGACAAAGCCCACAACTATAAAAACTTAATCATAGATATACAAGGAAATGATGGTGGTAGCGACGAATACTGGATGCAAAATATGATTCCTCATCTAATTAACGATACCATTAGTGCGCCTGTATTTTATGGGTTTAAAAATTCTGATATGCTCAAAAAATTTAAACCATTCTATTTTAAAAATACTATTGCTTATCAAGAAATAGGGTTACCCAATATGCCTAAAGAATTAAAAGATGGCAGTTATTTATTTAGAAAAGATGACATGGTAATACCCCCTTCAAACAAGAAAAAATATACGGGAAATGTTTATCTTTTAGTAGACCATGAAGTATTTTCTAGTTCGGAAGCATTAGCTTATTTTTGTAAAGCAACAAATTTTGCAACGGTTGTAGGAGAAAAAACAAGTGGTGATGGTGTAGGTACAGATCCTTTATTATTAACACTTCCAAATAGTGGCATCGTTATTAGATTTACTGGAGAAATGGGATTAAACCCCGATGGTAGTGCAAATGATGAAACAAAAACAGTCCCGGATTTAATTATAAAAGCATCTAATAAGAAAGAAAGACGTAAAAAACTTATTAATCACATTAAATAG
- a CDS encoding GNAT family N-acetyltransferase, with translation MEIKNCTIDDINEIFRLYRIASAYQKSKKGVIVWPEFERQLVEDSISENRQWKLIIDNKIACVWTITFSDEQIWEEKNGDTAIYIHRIATNPDFRGQNFVAIIVEWSKEYAQNNNKDFIRLDTLGNNVKLIEHYKNAGFDFLGLFDLKNTEGLPDHYGKAPACLFEIKLP, from the coding sequence ATGGAAATTAAAAATTGTACAATAGATGATATCAATGAAATATTCCGACTGTACCGGATAGCTTCAGCGTATCAAAAATCAAAAAAAGGAGTTATCGTTTGGCCAGAGTTTGAACGACAACTTGTAGAAGACAGTATTTCAGAAAACAGACAATGGAAACTCATCATCGATAACAAAATTGCTTGTGTATGGACCATCACATTTAGTGATGAACAAATCTGGGAAGAAAAAAATGGCGATACTGCTATCTATATTCACCGTATTGCAACAAATCCCGATTTTAGAGGTCAAAATTTTGTAGCAATCATTGTAGAGTGGTCAAAAGAATATGCTCAAAATAATAACAAGGATTTTATACGATTAGATACACTTGGCAACAACGTAAAGCTTATCGAACATTATAAAAATGCTGGATTTGACTTTTTAGGGCTTTTTGATTTAAAAAACACCGAAGGATTACCGGATCATTATGGTAAGGCCCCTGCTTGTTTATTTGAAATAAAACTACCTTAG